The following coding sequences are from one Carcharodon carcharias isolate sCarCar2 chromosome 13, sCarCar2.pri, whole genome shotgun sequence window:
- the LOC121286289 gene encoding L-lactate dehydrogenase B chain yields MATVLQKLITPVSEQRSDASRNKVTVVGVGQVGMACAVSILLRELTDELALVDVLEDKLKGEMMDLLHGSLFLKTPKIMADKDYAVTANSRVVVVTAGARQQEGESRLNLVQRNVNIFKFIIPQIVKYSPNCTIIVVSNPVDILTYVTWKISGFPKNRVFGSGCNLDSARFRYLMAEKLGLHPSSCHGWVLGEHGDSSVPVWSGVNVAGVGLQQLNPDIGTAQDKENWKDVHKMVVDSAYEVIKLKGFTNWAIGLSVAELTESIVKNLKRIHPVSTMVKGMYGIKDEVFLSLPCVLSADGLTDVINQMLKDDEVAQLRKSAETLWNIQKELQNL; encoded by the exons ATGGCAACTGTACTGCAGAAACTTATCACGCCAGTGTCTGAGCAAAGATCCGATGCTTCAAGAAATAAGGTCACTGTTGTAGGTGTAGGCCAGGTTGGGATGGCCTGTGCTGTTAGCATTCTCTTAAGG GAACTTACTGATGAGTTGGCCTTGGTTGATGTTCTGGAAGACAAACTGAAGGGAGAAATGATGGATCTTCTTCATGGTAGCCTGTTTCTCAAAACTCCAAAGATTATGGCTGATAAAG ATTATGCAGTGACTGCTAATTCTCGGGTAGTGGTTGTTACTGCTGGAGCACGTCAACAAGAGGGTGAGAGCCGTCTGAATCTGGTGCAGAGAAATGTCAACATCTTCAAATTCATCATCCCTCAGATTGTAAAATACAGTCCCAACTGCACAATCATTGTGGTTTCCAACCCAG TTGACATTCTGACTTACGTAACTTGGAAGATCAGCGGTTTCCCAAAGAATCgtgtgtttggcagtggctgCAATTTAGACTCTGCCAGATTCCGTTACCTGATGGCTGAAAAACTTGGTCTCCATCCATCTAGCTGCCATGGATGGGTGCTCGGAGAACATGGAGATTCCAGTG TTCCTGTCTGGAGTGGTGTCAATGTGGCAGGTGTTGGACTGCAGCAGCTTAACCCTGATATCGGAACTGCTCAGGACAAGGAGAACTGGAAAGATGTGCATAAAATGGTAGTGGACAG TGCTTATGAAGTGATTAAACTGAAGGGATTCACTAACTGGGCCATTGGCCTCAGTGTTGCTGAACTGACTGAATCCATTGTAAAAAATTTGAAGCgaattcacccagtatccaccatggtaAAG GGCATGTATGGCATAAAGGATGAGGTCTTCTTGAGCCTGCCCTGTGTCCTGAGTGCTGATGGCCTGACTGATGTCATCAACCAAATGCTGAAGGATGATGAGGTGGCCCAGCTGAGAAAGAGTGCTGAGACCCTGTGGAACATTCAGAAGGAACTGCAGAATCTGTAA